TCGTGTCATGAGAAGACGCGTCAAGTCTTAGGGCCTTGTTAATTGGCCTTAATTCCCGCCAGCGCGCGACTTTGCGAGTTGGACGCCGGAGAGTCCGCCGACATATTTTGACACGCCGTGGTAGAGCGATTCGGCGATGCGTTGCCGGTAGTTGGGGTCGCGGAGTTCGCGAGCATCCTCGGGATTGGTGAGGAAGGAGATCTCTGCAAGGATCGACGGCATGTTTGCCCCAATCAGCACGACGAAGGGAGCCTTCTTCACGCCGCGATCTTTCAGTCCGCGATTGCCGTCTTCCAGTCCGGCGAAAAGATTCTGCTGCACATCCGTCGCGAACTCGCGGGATTCGTCGATCTTGTCCTTGAGCGTGATCTTCTTCACCAGGTCGGAGAGCTGATGAATGGACTGGTTCGAGACGGCATTCTCTCTGGCGGCCACTTCGAGCGCGTCGGGTGAGGCGGTGAAGTTGAGGTAGTAGGTTTCCACCCCTCGCGCTGTCGGGTCGTGGCTGGAGTTGGCGTGAACCGAGATGAACAGGTCTGCCTGCGCCTTGTTAGCAATGGCGGTTCGCGTCTCCAGCGGGATGAAGGTATCGTCATCGCGGGTATAGATCACATCCGCGCCCAGACGCTGTTTCAGCAGTTTCCCGAGCCGCAGGGCTACGTCGAGGACAACTTCTTTTTCTTCAATGCCCTCAGGCCCGAGTGTGCCGGAATCATGTCCGCCGTGACCGGCGTCCACCACGATTCGCCCAATTTTCAATCCCAGTGCGCGTACGAGCGATCGCTCTCCATTCGCGGTTGGCGCGGCCTCATGGCTGACGCTGGCCAGCGTATTGGTATCCGGCTCGCTGCGCGATGGCTCGGTGCTGCGGCTTGTCGATGCGTGCTTGCGCGAGCGGGACTTGCCTGTGGGTGGTGCTGCCGGCGTATCGACCCCGCTCGATTGCGGTGCGGGGGTAGTGTCGGCGACGGATGCCGAGATCGGAGCCGAAGTGGGGTGCGTCGTTGCCTGTACGCGATTCTTCTGCTGGCTGAGCGCGGCTACTTCGTCCAGAGAGGAAGATTTCTTTTCGGCCTTTCGGCGCGATGGGGAATCTTCAGATTTGGTTGCGCTTGCGCTCTGCCGGGGCGTCGGCGGCTGCGCTGTGGCTTGCGGCAAGGTGCTTCCGCGTAGAGACGTGGGTATGTTGGTCGCCGCGGATCTGGTCGTGGCGGGAGCCGCCTGGGATGCCGAAGCCGGAGTGTGGGGCTGCGAAGTTGTACCCGAAGTTGTTGCGCCCGAAGTTATGCCCGTCATTGTTCCCGAAGCTGCGCTCGAAGTTGAGCCAGCACGCGAGCCTTGTGCGAGGGCCGTGGCGGTTGAGGATGTGGTGGTCGAAGATGTGGTAGTTGAGGAGGTGTTGGTCGAGGATGCCAGGGGGCGGCGCGCTGCGTTTCCACCCGCAGGGGCGCTGGGCGGGGGCTCCGTAGTGGCCGTCTGCGTGGTCGCGGGCGAGCCGGGCTTCCGCCCATGAATATCGATGATAAGACGATAGGGGTTGGGCAGGAGGAAGGCGGAGTACTCGCTTACGTCGCTCACGTCGAGCACGATGCGCGTCACGTCGTTCGAGAACTGGGCCGCTCGAATCCTCTTGAGATATCCATCGTCGGTTACTTCCACAGAGCGCCCAATCAGCTCCGGCGAAAGCTTGACGCCGTGCAGGTCGAAGAAGATACGGTCAGGATTCGGAACCCGCGCTGCTTCGTACTGCACCTCTTCATCCAGGTCGATGGCCACACGCGTATAGACGTTGGTGGACCAATGACGAATGTTGGTGACCAGCGGAGTCTTGCCCCGCCGGGTGTGCGCGGGCGTTGCCAGAGAAGTGTCAGTGACTGCTGAGCTAGGGATGGGCGCGAGCGGTTGCGGTTCAGATGCTGCTGAGGATGACGTCTGCTTCGTCTTCGATGGCGTGGTTTGCGGGAGCACCGTGGTTTGCTGGCTGGGCAAGGATGAAGGTGAGGCATCCTTGAGGACCTGATCCTCTTTCCGCGTCTGCTCCGCGTTCGCGGCGCGCCCGTTCTTCTTTGCCGCCGTATCCTCGGCAGGCTCGGGCTTGTTCTTTCCGGAACGCGA
This window of the Acidisarcina sp. genome carries:
- a CDS encoding N-acetylmuramoyl-L-alanine amidase, translated to MFSPLLPAARVRHISAHAIPLSPFDKAQRMREALNGRPQQQRTRRDYERVLDAYRAVYHSDPASPRADASIAAVGDVLAEEGRIFDDDKTLHDAIGQYEFLRHQYPASRFCATALLTEAAIYHRDIGDKDEAKTKYQQFLKAYPRSPLADQARAGLKELRNQQIAEKHGSRSGKNKPEPAEDTAAKKNGRAANAEQTRKEDQVLKDASPSSLPSQQTTVLPQTTPSKTKQTSSSAASEPQPLAPIPSSAVTDTSLATPAHTRRGKTPLVTNIRHWSTNVYTRVAIDLDEEVQYEAARVPNPDRIFFDLHGVKLSPELIGRSVEVTDDGYLKRIRAAQFSNDVTRIVLDVSDVSEYSAFLLPNPYRLIIDIHGRKPGSPATTQTATTEPPPSAPAGGNAARRPLASSTNTSSTTTSSTTTSSTATALAQGSRAGSTSSAASGTMTGITSGATTSGTTSQPHTPASASQAAPATTRSAATNIPTSLRGSTLPQATAQPPTPRQSASATKSEDSPSRRKAEKKSSSLDEVAALSQQKNRVQATTHPTSAPISASVADTTPAPQSSGVDTPAAPPTGKSRSRKHASTSRSTEPSRSEPDTNTLASVSHEAAPTANGERSLVRALGLKIGRIVVDAGHGGHDSGTLGPEGIEEKEVVLDVALRLGKLLKQRLGADVIYTRDDDTFIPLETRTAIANKAQADLFISVHANSSHDPTARGVETYYLNFTASPDALEVAARENAVSNQSIHQLSDLVKKITLKDKIDESREFATDVQQNLFAGLEDGNRGLKDRGVKKAPFVVLIGANMPSILAEISFLTNPEDARELRDPNYRQRIAESLYHGVSKYVGGLSGVQLAKSRAGGN